In Methanothermobacter sp., the following are encoded in one genomic region:
- the sppA gene encoding signal peptide peptidase SppA, translated as MDRNGKIVAGLIVALSIAGLVMSISGLMGGPEGTVAIIPVHGAIAYDSAGFSDTVSPDDIKNLIEEANSDPSVKAIVLDINSPGGTPVASEELMEAIKKSEKPVVSWISDSGTSGAYLAASASDRIVASPSAWVGSIGVILDLTDLSEMYRQMGINKYAIKAGEYKDMGADYRMITDEERQMLQSMVNEEYDYFIRTVATNRNLSVSYVRGLAEGRIFTGRQALKNRLVDYTGGKDYAVDVAAKIAGLRNYDTVTLEPPGGFVKILSGMLSKLGFGGSANTTEHLKI; from the coding sequence ATGGACAGAAACGGTAAGATAGTTGCTGGTTTAATTGTGGCACTCTCAATTGCAGGGCTGGTCATGTCAATTTCAGGTCTCATGGGAGGACCTGAGGGTACTGTGGCAATCATACCTGTTCACGGGGCCATAGCCTATGATTCAGCGGGGTTTTCTGATACTGTAAGCCCTGATGACATAAAGAATCTTATCGAGGAGGCCAACAGTGATCCGTCAGTTAAGGCCATAGTCCTGGATATAAACAGTCCAGGAGGGACTCCAGTTGCGAGTGAGGAACTGATGGAAGCCATAAAAAAATCTGAAAAACCTGTTGTAAGCTGGATAAGCGATTCCGGAACCTCAGGGGCATACCTTGCAGCCTCGGCATCTGACAGGATAGTTGCAAGTCCATCTGCATGGGTCGGGAGCATAGGTGTCATACTTGACCTCACAGATCTCTCTGAGATGTACAGACAGATGGGTATAAACAAGTACGCCATAAAGGCCGGGGAGTACAAGGATATGGGTGCGGATTACCGTATGATAACCGATGAGGAGAGGCAGATGCTCCAGTCAATGGTGAATGAGGAGTATGACTACTTCATAAGGACCGTTGCTACCAACAGAAACCTCAGCGTATCATATGTACGTGGCCTTGCAGAGGGAAGGATATTCACCGGAAGGCAGGCCCTGAAGAACCGGCTTGTGGATTATACAGGTGGAAAGGACTATGCTGTTGATGTGGCGGCTAAAATTGCAGGTTTAAGGAACTATGACACCGTAACCCTTGAACCTCCAGGTGGATTCGTGAAGATCCTCTCAGGGATGTTATCAAAGCTTGGATTTGGAGGTTCAGCAAATACAACAGAACACCTCAAGATCTAG
- a CDS encoding MJ0307 family thioredoxin → MVVKIEVFTSPTCPYCPMAIEVVDEAKKEFGDKIDVEKIDIMVDREKAIDYGLMAVPAIAINGVVRFVGAPGREELFEAISDEIE, encoded by the coding sequence ATGGTTGTTAAGATAGAGGTTTTCACATCCCCAACCTGTCCCTACTGTCCAATGGCGATTGAGGTTGTTGATGAGGCCAAGAAAGAATTCGGGGACAAAATAGACGTTGAAAAAATTGACATAATGGTTGACCGGGAGAAGGCAATCGACTATGGCCTCATGGCAGTCCCTGCAATAGCGATAAACGGTGTTGTGAGGTTCGTTGGGGCCCCTGGCAGGGAGGAACTCTTCGAAGCCATAAGCGACGAAATTGAATAG
- the cbiD gene encoding cobalt-precorrin-5B (C(1))-methyltransferase CbiD yields the protein MKDERVFGITTGTAATAAALASLLCLRGCVVKRVCVETPSGKIDVDVDSVERISQDTARASVIKRPYGDPDVTVNLSIMTEVQITESSGVVIRGGEGVGTVTKPGLQVPPGEAAINPVPRRMIEDNLRKYLKEWEGAIVTVSVPDGEKIASKTMNPRLGIEGGISILGTSGIARPMSSSAYKRSLACQIDIAVARGFRELVFVPGNIGERFAREYFNRIEEERIIQMANFPGYMLGEAAKKGVKRITLMGHAGKLIKLSAGIFQTKNSIADARREIMTAHAALSGAAPEVIERIFNLATVEEMISELKKHRLSESVFNSISKSIKDRCYEKFSLDVDVLIFSMSGRILNSDFKIQPNHRFDRGDL from the coding sequence ATGAAGGATGAGAGGGTATTCGGGATCACCACGGGGACAGCTGCCACTGCAGCGGCCCTCGCATCACTTCTATGTTTAAGGGGTTGTGTGGTCAAAAGGGTCTGTGTTGAAACACCATCAGGAAAAATCGATGTGGACGTTGATTCTGTTGAAAGGATCTCCCAGGACACGGCAAGGGCCAGTGTAATAAAGAGGCCCTATGGAGACCCTGATGTCACAGTGAACCTCAGCATCATGACAGAGGTTCAGATCACGGAAAGCTCTGGAGTTGTAATCAGGGGCGGTGAGGGTGTCGGTACCGTGACAAAACCAGGTCTCCAGGTCCCCCCGGGTGAGGCTGCAATAAACCCCGTCCCCAGGAGAATGATAGAGGATAATCTCCGGAAATACTTGAAGGAGTGGGAGGGGGCGATTGTCACGGTTTCGGTTCCTGATGGGGAGAAAATCGCATCAAAAACCATGAACCCCCGCCTCGGGATTGAGGGTGGAATCTCCATCCTGGGGACAAGTGGCATTGCAAGACCCATGTCCTCCTCAGCCTACAAAAGATCCCTTGCATGTCAAATTGACATTGCAGTCGCCCGTGGATTCAGGGAACTCGTATTCGTCCCCGGTAACATAGGGGAAAGGTTTGCCAGGGAATACTTCAACCGGATTGAAGAGGAGCGGATAATACAGATGGCCAACTTCCCGGGTTACATGCTGGGTGAGGCAGCCAAAAAGGGTGTGAAGAGGATTACACTGATGGGCCATGCAGGTAAACTCATAAAGCTCTCTGCAGGGATATTTCAGACAAAGAATTCCATTGCAGATGCCCGTCGTGAGATAATGACCGCACATGCGGCCCTCAGCGGTGCAGCGCCAGAGGTTATAGAAAGGATCTTCAACCTTGCAACCGTTGAGGAAATGATCAGTGAACTGAAAAAACATAGGCTGAGCGAAAGCGTATTCAACAGTATAAGTAAGTCTATAAAAGATAGATGCTACGAAAAATTCTCTTTGGATGTCGATGTATTAATCTTCAGCATGAGTGGAAGAATACTGAACTCCGACTTTAAAATTCAGCCGAATCATAGATTTGACAGAGGTGACCTATGA
- a CDS encoding glycosyltransferase family 4 protein: MKKILMVGKFPPHIGGVASHVHNLSVELKKRGNEVYVLTYPHDKIRDIDNIKVFSAPTLNIKGLRGLIFIFTSAVKIIKIIRNYEIDIIHAHYIIPPALSSFIASRLTGKPYYVTLHGSDVMILSSNPILRPLFRKILNNAKKVIVVTEALRDRLLRVGIDRDRIDVIYNSVDTTKFNPNVKSSFREEAGIGKNEKLILFVGNLVPQKGVEYLIKAKFIMKNPAKLVITGGGPLYDKLKSMAGDGEEDIIFTGPRTDVSNLMKAADVVVLPSISEGLPMVILEAMAMGKPIVATKVGGIPAVVDENVGILVNPGSPSELASALDHLLEDDIKRKKLGENGLKKALKFSKIQIPY; this comes from the coding sequence ATGAAGAAAATTTTGATGGTTGGAAAGTTCCCACCCCATATTGGGGGTGTTGCATCCCATGTACATAATCTCTCTGTTGAACTCAAAAAAAGGGGAAATGAAGTATACGTGCTCACCTATCCACATGATAAAATCAGAGATATTGATAATATAAAGGTCTTCAGTGCGCCAACATTAAATATTAAAGGTCTGAGGGGCCTGATTTTTATTTTTACATCAGCCGTGAAGATTATAAAGATAATAAGGAACTATGAAATAGATATAATCCACGCCCATTATATTATACCGCCTGCTCTGTCATCTTTTATTGCATCGAGACTAACTGGTAAACCATATTATGTAACTCTCCATGGCTCGGATGTCATGATACTATCTTCAAACCCCATTTTAAGACCATTATTCCGGAAAATCCTGAATAATGCTAAGAAGGTTATTGTGGTGACCGAGGCTCTTAGAGATAGGCTTCTTAGGGTTGGAATAGATAGGGACAGGATAGATGTAATATATAATTCAGTTGATACCACCAAATTCAACCCCAATGTTAAGAGTTCTTTCAGAGAGGAAGCTGGGATAGGAAAGAATGAAAAGCTAATTCTATTTGTGGGTAACCTTGTACCCCAAAAAGGTGTCGAGTATCTAATAAAGGCGAAATTCATCATGAAAAACCCTGCAAAGCTTGTAATCACCGGTGGTGGACCCCTATATGATAAACTGAAATCGATGGCAGGCGACGGGGAAGAGGATATCATCTTCACAGGCCCCCGCACAGACGTCAGTAACCTCATGAAAGCTGCTGATGTTGTGGTCCTTCCCTCCATCTCGGAGGGTCTTCCCATGGTTATCTTGGAGGCGATGGCAATGGGAAAACCCATCGTAGCAACGAAGGTTGGAGGAATACCTGCAGTGGTGGATGAAAATGTGGGAATTCTGGTGAATCCCGGATCACCATCTGAACTCGCCAGTGCACTGGATCATCTTCTGGAAGATGATATAAAGAGGAAAAAATTAGGTGAGAATGGACTGAAAAAGGCTCTTAAGTTCTCTAAAATTCAAATACCCTACTAA
- the moaC gene encoding cyclic pyranopterin monophosphate synthase MoaC has protein sequence MKKFSHLNGESVQMVDVGSKAIVRRTATAEGHIFLTKDTLKLINEKRIEKGNVLSTAQIAAIAAVKRTWDLIPLCHQLPLTGVDVEFDVMDDGITARVTVRCDGKTGVEMEALTGVSVALLTIWDMVKSVEKDEHGQYPETKISNIRVLKKEKAELEEVVE, from the coding sequence ATGAAGAAATTTAGCCATCTAAATGGAGAATCTGTGCAAATGGTTGATGTGGGTTCTAAGGCAATTGTCAGAAGGACGGCAACCGCTGAAGGTCACATATTCCTCACTAAGGACACCCTGAAATTAATCAATGAAAAAAGAATCGAAAAGGGAAATGTGCTTTCAACGGCCCAGATAGCAGCCATAGCAGCGGTTAAACGGACCTGGGACCTCATACCCCTCTGTCACCAGCTTCCTCTAACAGGGGTTGACGTTGAATTCGATGTTATGGATGACGGGATCACCGCCAGGGTGACTGTAAGGTGCGATGGAAAAACAGGTGTTGAAATGGAGGCCCTTACAGGGGTTTCTGTGGCCCTCCTTACAATCTGGGACATGGTCAAAAGTGTAGAGAAGGACGAGCATGGACAGTACCCTGAAACCAAAATCAGTAATATCAGGGTACTTAAAAAGGAGAAGGCAGAACTGGAAGAAGTGGTTGAATGA
- a CDS encoding DEAD/DEAH box helicase: MKFLNPELRKIITDCYPYIKSLNPAQMSAVEAGYLESDENFIIAIPTASGKTLLGVLAAIQAIMDGGRVIYTVPLISIQNEKVKEFRKLEKHGISVGKDPRTSDLAVMVFESFDSLTRFSWNTLREIDLLIVDEFHMIGEYSRGPVIESAITRARKLNPAMRIVALSATLSNMDEIGEWLGARIVEHDYRPVPLHREVLDTEMFGARDKNQVVLKILERSISEDSQTLAFVSTRRFTESLASYLADRIKKKIPGDLLERFNEVAERILDVPRASGSPPTSTCLKLADCIRAGVAFHHAGLFNRQREIIEDEFRRGNILMITATPSLMYGVNLPSRTVVIRDYTRWTGQGPQRIPVFDYEQMSGRAGRPLYDDIGYSYLIAKSHDEAMELEEYYVNGEVERTNSRLLENRDALYRQIIAQVASGLASTTEDLLEFFRETFYGYQMSEGPFSSAFGIDSIQYEIETATEFLIKNRIIYPGPSGLSATEFGLLIAKSSYAVETAIKLHQFASEMDELNIYRLIYELTGTPDIPLIPFKGRKSHDPVRERLMEHGIFVMDAGNTEATAAALIEWINERTEYEIENAFNVYAASTRRTAYEASRLVKFFKRICEIQGVYGYTGKLDVLAARLYYGVREDIIPLVVGVRGLGRVRARKIVETFGEDLRHVRKDEFKRIDGIGEKLAEAIRGYAERSGQP, from the coding sequence ATGAAATTTCTGAACCCGGAGCTGCGGAAGATCATCACCGACTGCTACCCATATATAAAATCCCTGAACCCAGCCCAGATGAGTGCTGTTGAGGCCGGTTACCTGGAATCAGATGAAAATTTCATCATAGCCATACCAACGGCCAGTGGAAAGACCCTCCTGGGAGTTCTGGCTGCCATTCAAGCCATAATGGACGGTGGGCGGGTTATCTACACCGTACCACTCATATCAATACAGAACGAAAAGGTAAAGGAATTCAGGAAGCTTGAAAAGCACGGTATAAGTGTGGGTAAGGATCCCCGAACCTCAGACCTGGCGGTGATGGTCTTCGAATCATTTGACAGCCTCACAAGATTCTCATGGAACACCCTGAGGGAGATTGACCTTCTCATAGTGGACGAGTTCCATATGATCGGAGAGTACAGCAGGGGCCCTGTAATAGAATCCGCCATCACAAGGGCCAGAAAACTGAATCCCGCAATGCGCATTGTGGCCCTCTCAGCGACCCTCTCAAATATGGATGAAATAGGTGAGTGGCTTGGTGCAAGAATCGTTGAACACGACTACAGACCGGTACCCCTGCACCGGGAGGTGCTTGACACCGAGATGTTCGGGGCCCGGGACAAGAATCAGGTTGTCCTGAAGATTCTTGAGAGGTCCATCAGTGAGGATAGCCAGACCCTGGCATTCGTATCCACAAGGAGGTTCACAGAATCCCTAGCATCCTACCTTGCAGATAGGATCAAAAAGAAGATCCCGGGGGACCTGCTGGAGAGATTCAATGAAGTGGCAGAGAGGATACTTGACGTGCCAAGGGCCAGCGGCTCACCCCCAACATCCACCTGCCTGAAACTTGCAGACTGCATCAGGGCAGGGGTTGCATTCCACCATGCAGGCCTCTTCAACAGGCAGCGGGAAATAATAGAGGACGAATTCAGGAGGGGCAACATCCTCATGATCACAGCAACTCCCAGCCTCATGTACGGGGTGAACCTTCCCTCAAGGACCGTTGTAATAAGGGACTACACCAGGTGGACAGGGCAGGGCCCCCAGAGGATCCCTGTATTTGATTATGAGCAGATGTCAGGGAGGGCCGGGAGACCCCTCTATGATGACATCGGCTACTCCTACCTCATAGCAAAGAGCCATGATGAGGCAATGGAACTCGAGGAGTACTATGTGAATGGTGAGGTGGAGAGGACCAACTCGAGGCTCCTGGAGAACCGGGATGCCCTCTACAGGCAGATAATCGCACAGGTGGCTTCAGGACTCGCATCCACAACTGAAGACCTTCTTGAATTCTTCAGGGAGACCTTCTATGGCTACCAGATGAGTGAAGGGCCCTTCAGCAGTGCATTTGGCATTGACAGCATTCAGTACGAAATCGAGACCGCCACAGAGTTTTTAATTAAGAACAGGATCATATATCCTGGTCCCAGTGGCTTATCAGCAACAGAATTCGGTCTTCTAATTGCAAAATCCAGTTACGCTGTTGAAACAGCCATAAAACTCCACCAGTTTGCATCTGAAATGGATGAACTCAACATCTACCGCCTCATCTACGAGCTGACAGGGACACCCGACATTCCACTCATACCATTCAAGGGGCGGAAGAGCCACGACCCTGTACGTGAGAGGCTCATGGAACATGGAATATTTGTCATGGACGCCGGTAACACCGAGGCAACAGCAGCAGCCCTCATTGAGTGGATAAATGAGAGGACGGAGTATGAGATTGAGAACGCCTTCAATGTCTATGCGGCATCAACAAGAAGAACCGCATACGAGGCATCAAGGCTCGTTAAGTTCTTCAAGAGGATCTGTGAAATCCAGGGCGTTTATGGTTACACAGGGAAACTCGATGTTCTGGCTGCAAGACTCTACTATGGAGTCAGGGAGGACATCATTCCACTGGTGGTTGGTGTGAGGGGCCTTGGACGTGTCAGGGCCCGTAAGATTGTTGAAACCTTTGGGGAGGACCTCAGACATGTGCGGAAGGATGAATTCAAACGAATCGATGGTATCGGGGAAAAACTCGCCGAGGCCATTAGAGGATATGCTGAGAGATCCGGCCAGCCTTAA
- a CDS encoding DUF2115 domain-containing protein, which yields MLRDPASLKTILRDCAASISIFDIMRIREFIERECAHVPRGYREAYIKTYTGIAVEAVLALKGGVVNITADRKSLLRTLKRLHETSSPLIVVLTVIYRNFILSEPLHPVGTPFPGGYSVTEENGTYYCPVKDKQKDNPSALCDICIAEQTHMTQGDDF from the coding sequence ATGCTGAGAGATCCGGCCAGCCTTAAAACCATTTTAAGGGATTGTGCAGCGTCCATCAGCATATTTGACATCATGAGAATCCGTGAATTCATTGAGAGGGAATGTGCCCACGTCCCCAGAGGGTACAGGGAGGCCTATATAAAAACCTATACTGGAATTGCTGTTGAAGCTGTTCTTGCTCTTAAGGGCGGTGTGGTGAATATCACTGCAGATAGAAAAAGCCTTCTGAGGACACTGAAAAGATTACATGAGACCTCCAGCCCCCTTATTGTGGTTTTAACTGTTATTTACAGGAATTTTATCCTTTCAGAACCCCTCCACCCCGTGGGAACTCCTTTTCCCGGTGGCTACTCAGTTACAGAGGAAAATGGTACATACTACTGCCCTGTGAAGGATAAGCAGAAGGATAATCCATCAGCGCTGTGTGATATCTGCATTGCAGAGCAGACCCACATGACTCAGGGAGATGACTTCTGA
- a CDS encoding DUF2115 domain-containing protein: MILADEIPEKLTKMELLEMVKKEASSVHIKDVMDASVYLREDARYMPPREQKEFIERFTRAFFNRIRDIKNDKNIYPGDVDTEKLSEFIGFLDEQLRRARSQPERCFQRIARIITIYVTFVREEPVHPVGTRFPGGLRVRRVGDVFYCPVKDRQISTPTALCRFCVSRQDPDVPGGHS, encoded by the coding sequence ATGATCCTGGCGGATGAGATTCCAGAGAAACTGACAAAAATGGAGCTCCTTGAGATGGTTAAAAAGGAGGCTTCGTCGGTACACATAAAGGATGTGATGGACGCATCGGTTTACCTGAGGGAGGATGCCAGATACATGCCACCAAGGGAGCAGAAGGAATTCATTGAAAGGTTCACCAGGGCCTTCTTCAACAGGATAAGGGATATAAAGAATGATAAAAACATCTACCCCGGAGATGTTGACACTGAAAAGCTGTCTGAATTCATAGGTTTCCTTGATGAACAGTTAAGGCGTGCCAGGTCACAGCCTGAAAGGTGTTTCCAGAGGATCGCCCGTATAATAACCATCTACGTAACCTTTGTAAGGGAGGAACCAGTCCACCCTGTTGGAACCCGCTTCCCCGGAGGCCTGAGGGTTAGAAGGGTGGGTGATGTCTTCTACTGCCCTGTGAAGGACAGGCAGATCAGCACCCCCACCGCCCTCTGCCGTTTCTGTGTGAGCAGGCAGGACCCTGATGTTCCAGGCGGTCATTCATAG
- a CDS encoding DUF308 domain-containing protein, whose translation MSETKLPGLLTLILGILVIIFPVFSIFTLSVLTGVAVLFLALWLFLLGVNAWKVSRGAGVIYVVLGILGVILAAALAGNVTLFSFLAAFWIYITGIILIIAGVASLFSREHRAGMVAGLSVVVLGVLYIILGVFVRNPVFLAWLIGLSLVIDGIGLLLYE comes from the coding sequence GTGTCTGAGACAAAACTTCCAGGTCTTTTAACACTGATTCTGGGTATTCTTGTGATAATCTTTCCGGTGTTTTCAATATTCACACTGAGTGTCCTCACAGGTGTTGCGGTTCTCTTTCTGGCGCTCTGGCTGTTCCTTCTTGGCGTGAACGCATGGAAGGTTAGCAGAGGGGCAGGTGTGATTTATGTTGTGCTGGGAATACTTGGCGTGATACTTGCAGCTGCCCTTGCAGGTAACGTGACGCTCTTCAGTTTCCTTGCAGCATTCTGGATATACATCACAGGTATAATCCTCATAATCGCAGGTGTTGCAAGTTTATTCTCCAGGGAGCACAGAGCAGGAATGGTTGCAGGTCTATCAGTTGTGGTTCTGGGAGTCCTTTACATCATTCTGGGAGTATTCGTAAGAAACCCTGTTTTCCTTGCCTGGCTGATTGGTCTTTCACTGGTCATTGATGGTATCGGTCTTCTTCTCTATGAATGA
- a CDS encoding DUF2098 domain-containing protein: protein MEVKDVNGNVLTVGMAVRYTGTGTTGEISAIKVEDGDGWVRLEDSDLWYNANYLEAIDRSQLKMGSGKGRKTDTVEKLKRMKEDFEDIDMGSEVCDGGG, encoded by the coding sequence ATGGAGGTTAAGGACGTAAACGGGAATGTGCTGACGGTTGGCATGGCTGTCCGTTACACAGGTACCGGAACGACGGGTGAGATCTCAGCCATCAAGGTTGAAGATGGTGATGGTTGGGTACGTCTGGAGGACTCTGATCTATGGTACAACGCGAATTACCTGGAGGCAATCGACAGATCCCAGCTTAAGATGGGATCCGGGAAAGGAAGAAAAACTGATACCGTCGAAAAGCTTAAGAGGATGAAAGAGGACTTTGAAGACATTGATATGGGTTCAGAGGTCTGTGACGGTGGCGGATGA
- a CDS encoding PRC-barrel domain-containing protein, whose amino-acid sequence MKVTEFLGRKVLDKNAMEIGKVSDLELDPEKGVVNSITISKGELSLKQRTLIVGMDNVSRVGDYVILKIAADEAEEAPEEESNEVSPE is encoded by the coding sequence ATGAAGGTAACGGAGTTCCTGGGTCGTAAGGTGCTGGATAAGAATGCCATGGAGATAGGAAAGGTCTCTGACCTTGAACTGGACCCTGAAAAGGGTGTTGTGAATTCCATTACAATATCCAAGGGGGAGCTGTCCCTTAAACAGAGGACACTCATTGTTGGCATGGACAACGTGAGCAGGGTTGGAGACTATGTGATACTTAAAATAGCCGCTGATGAGGCGGAAGAGGCCCCTGAAGAGGAGTCAAATGAAGTTTCACCTGAATGA
- a CDS encoding CBS domain-containing protein, producing the protein MAAVKIFRVLGIPVELDISFLILMVFIYLLTYLGFLSLNLAVLITLVFVVVVIHELAHSYVALRFGVKIRSILLLPIGGVSRMEEIPRVPRQEFLISIAGPLTNIIMAVLTAVPILLNLTGPLRPFLGDFLAVNLVLALFNLIPAFPMDGGRILRAILAERVSYLRATRIAANLGKAIAAMMAVTGLFYNLFLILIGLFIYIGAEQEYQSTLISSLLEGVTVGDVMTPDPVTLRPDMTVGEALDVMFRKKHMGYPVTDGDELAGIVTFHDISEAARDVMVGDVMTPEVVTAAEDEELTSVLEKMNRHQLGRLPVMGDGKLKGIISRTDIIRTLNLMRKGIQ; encoded by the coding sequence ATGGCTGCCGTGAAGATATTCCGGGTTCTTGGAATACCCGTTGAACTCGACATCTCATTCCTCATTCTGATGGTATTCATATACCTCCTCACCTACCTTGGTTTCCTATCACTCAACCTTGCTGTGCTCATAACCCTCGTCTTCGTGGTGGTGGTGATACATGAACTGGCCCACTCCTATGTCGCCCTCAGGTTCGGTGTGAAGATAAGGAGCATACTCCTCCTCCCCATAGGAGGGGTTTCAAGGATGGAGGAGATACCACGGGTGCCAAGGCAGGAGTTCCTCATATCCATCGCCGGGCCACTCACAAACATCATAATGGCAGTGTTAACAGCAGTGCCAATCCTCCTGAACCTCACAGGACCCCTCAGACCATTCCTTGGAGATTTCCTGGCCGTGAATCTGGTCCTGGCACTCTTCAATCTTATACCTGCATTCCCAATGGATGGTGGGAGGATACTGAGGGCGATACTCGCTGAACGTGTGAGTTACCTGAGGGCAACCAGGATAGCAGCGAACCTTGGTAAGGCCATTGCCGCAATGATGGCGGTCACGGGCCTCTTCTATAACCTCTTCCTGATACTGATAGGGCTCTTCATCTACATAGGTGCAGAGCAGGAGTACCAGTCAACCCTAATATCCTCGCTTCTTGAGGGGGTGACCGTGGGGGATGTGATGACCCCGGATCCTGTAACACTCAGACCTGACATGACAGTGGGGGAGGCCCTTGATGTCATGTTCAGAAAGAAGCACATGGGTTACCCTGTAACCGATGGGGATGAGCTCGCAGGAATAGTGACGTTCCATGACATATCAGAGGCTGCCAGAGATGTGATGGTGGGTGACGTGATGACCCCTGAGGTTGTGACTGCCGCAGAGGACGAGGAACTCACCTCTGTCCTTGAAAAAATGAACCGCCACCAGCTTGGAAGGCTCCCTGTGATGGGTGACGGTAAACTGAAGGGTATAATTTCAAGGACAGATATAATAAGGACGCTGAATCTTATGAGAAAGGGAATCCAATGA